One genomic segment of Sander lucioperca isolate FBNREF2018 chromosome 10, SLUC_FBN_1.2, whole genome shotgun sequence includes these proteins:
- the cd79a gene encoding B-cell antigen receptor complex-associated protein alpha chain — protein sequence MGAVTNILLCSFVVGIAQNKVTLEPDRPFLRIQVSQRAVLECCYSTSASVTFTWIKHSPNKTQAPQHVEPGSETAQDSKIDKSCGTLTFRRVQLNDSGLYQCWLNGSDFSILSHGTYLQVYKPMEKTINLSESTKNKILTAEGVLLLLCVLVPSVALLFQSKRLNELEKKKAKKEEENIYQGLNLDDCCSTYDQIERSQAHGPYQDVVNIKEEEEQIQLEKP from the exons ATGGGGGCAGTCACAAACATTCTCCTCTGCAGCTTTGTCG TGGGTATTGCTCAGAATAAGGTGACTTTAGAGCCGGACAGGCCCTTTTTGAGGATACAGGTCTCCCAGAGAGCTGTCTTGGAGTGCTGCTACAGTACCAGTGCATCAGTGACATTCACTTGGATCAAACACTCTCCCAACAAAACCCAGGCTCCACAGCATGTGGAGCCTGGGTCAGAGACTGCTCAAGACAGCAAAATAGACAAATCCTGTGGCACTCTAACCTTCCGCCGAGTCCAGCTGAATGACTCTGGACTGTACCAGTGTTGGCTGAATGGCAGCGACTTCAGCATCCTCTCACATGGCACCTACCTGCAGGTCTACA AACCAATGGAGAAGACAATAAACCTCAGCGAAAGCACCAAAAACAAGATCCTGACAGCTGAGGGAGTCTTactgctactgtgtgtgcttgtgcctTCTGTCGCCCTTCTCTTCCAG TCAAAGAGACTAAATGAACtggagaaaaagaaagcaaagaagGAAGAGGAAAACATATATCAG GGGCTAAATCTGGACGATTGTTGCTCCACATATGATCAGATTGAACGCTCCCAGGCACATGGTCCATACCAGGATGTGGTCAACAttaaagaggaggaggagcagattCAACTGGAGAAACCCTGA